The Desulfovibrio sp. JC022 nucleotide sequence TCTTCAACCTGAACACCACCTCCCGTTGGGGCGGACAGAGTCCGTTCACCAACTTCACCTTTGATATGGTTCCGCCTAAGCATATTGCTACCGAACCCGTTATCATCGGCGGAGAATTTCAGGACACCACTTACGGTGAGTACCAAGAAGAAATGGAGATGATCAACCGCGCCTTTGTTGAAGTCATGCTTGAAGGTGACTCCGATGGCCGCATCTTTTCTTTCCCCATTCCTACATATAACGTTACCCCGGATTTTCCGTGGGAAAGTGAAGTGGGCGAGCTGCTCTTGCAGATGACCGCCAAATACGGCGCGCCTTATTTCCAGAACTTTATCAACTCCGACCTCAATCCCGAGGACGTGCGTTCCATGTGCTGCCGTTTGCAGATGGACCTGCGTGAGATCCGCAAGAAAACCGGTGGTTTGTTCGGTGCCGGGGACCTGACCGGTTCCATCGGTGTTGTTACCTTGAACCTGCCCAAACTGGCTTACCTCGCACAGGGTGAGGAAGATTTCCTCGACCTGATCACCGAGTACGCGACTCAGGCCAAGGACTCCCTTGAGTACAAGCGCAAGCTGGTTTCCGCCAACTTTGAGAGCGGCATGTTCCCCTTCTCCCAGCGCTACTTGAAGAACGGCTTCAAAGGCCACTTCTCCACCATCGGACTCATCGGCGGTAACGAAGCCTGCCATAACCTGCTGGGCAAAGGTATTGATACCCCTTCCGGTTCACGTCTCATGCAGAGGGTTCTGCATCACCTGCGCGACCTGACCGTGGAATTTCAGGAAGAAACCGGAAACCTCTTCAACCTTGAAGCTACTCCGGGTGAAGGTACCTGCTACCGTCTGGCTAAGATCGATAAGAATCTTTATGCCGATATTTACACTTCCGGTGAAGGTACCCCGTACTACACCAACTCCACCTTGTTGCCGGTTGGTTCTACCGAGGACGTTGTCTACGCCCTTGAACACCAGAACGATTTGCAGACCCTGTACAATGGCGGAACAGTATTCCATTCCTTCCTCGGTGAGGCTATTCCCGATACCACCGCGCTCAAGAACTTCATCATTAAAGCCATGACTAATACCAAGATTCCTTACATCTCGGTAACTCCGACCTTTTCGGTCTGCGAAGATCACGGCTATCTTTACGGTGAGCATTTTGAATGCCCTGAATGCGGTAAGGATGCCGAGGTATATACCCGCATTGTGGGTTACTACCGTCCGGTAAACCGCTGGAACAAGGGTAAGCAGGAAGAGTACCGCGAAAGAACTGAGTACAGCTACAATTCATGCACTTGCGGCTAGTTTTGTTCAGCAACATAGACTGAAATATAAAGTCCGGGGATTCATTTCTCCGGACTTTTTGTTAGGCAGCATTTATATTATTTTGTAATTGCTTGCGTTAGCTGTTTTCAGGATGTAATTTGTGTACTGACCGGAACCATTAACAGCATATGAGTATGATATTATCAGCCAGCCAGTTACGCGCTCTGCGCCAGAGAAATGATGAGGAGCTTCGCAAGGGAAGTTATGCCAAGCACGGCTATCCTGCAAATACCATTCAGGATTTGCTGCACACAGTAGAAGCCTTGAAGAGCGAGAAGAAGAAGTGGAAAAAAGTAGCTCAAGAGCGAGGCGAACTGCTTAATAAAATGACCGGACTGTTGGAAGATTACAATAAGTCAAAATAAAGATACCTTTAAAAGTAGGCCCTCGCACTGTTGATTCAGTGCGGGGGCTTTTTTTTTGAGACAAGTTTAAAAATAAGCTTTAATGACAGGCAATTATAAATTTATGCCATATAGCGAAAAATAATATAATTTAGATAAGCTCTCTGTAGTCTCCCTTAATAAATATGAATGGCGCATGTTTAATTGTCAATAATAAGGGGTTTGGAATGAATTTCAAAAGCATTAATACCGGTCTTTCAATTTTGATAACCGCGATAGTCTCTATCTCGGTTATTGCTTTTGTCGTTGTTGTGAGTTCAATGACCAATTCTGCGGTTCTGAGTATTCAGGAGCAGAATATGGGAGTGCTGAACAATAAAATTGTAAATGAGGTTGGTCAGTTTTTGGAACTGTCCAAAAGTGATCTTGCTGATTATGCCAGCAGTGCGGATCTCCAAAATGCATTCACTGATGAGGCTGCCAGGGCAAGAATAATAAAGCATCTCCGGCAGAAGATGGGGAACAATAGCAAACTTGCTACATTGGCTGCTTTCGGTCTGGATGGAAATATTGTGTTCGGGCTTAAATCAAACGGGCAGTCAGCTGCCGGTGCTGATCTTCGTTCCCGCAAATATGTGCAGAAAATTTTGAACGGTAGTAATTTTGCGGTTTCCGAGGTTCTAAAGTCTGTGCTGGATGATCGTTTTATCGTGGTCATGGCTGTGCCTGTCCGTAATGAACAAGGCCAGCTTCTTGGCGGGTTCTTTTATTCTGTTGACTGGCAGAAATATTCTATGGAGATGATCGGCGATATTTCCATCGGTGAAGATGGATATGCCTACATGCTGGATAATAAAGGGCGCATCATTGCTCATAAGGTAAATCAGGATCTCATTTTAAAAGATATTTCCAGTCATCAGTTTGTAAAAGACAGTCTTGCTGCCCCCAAGGGTAAGACCGAATATGAGTGGGAAGGAAGAGCCAAGATTCAGTCCTTTCAGGTTGTACCTTCCACCGGCTGGGTGGTTTGTATGTCCGCCTATGTTTCGGACCTGACCCGTGCTGCAATTGAAGAGCGAAATATACTTATTGTCATGGGAACCCTGATGGTTCTCCTGCTTGTTGGCGTAATTGTGTTTACCATCCGCAAACAGGTCACCGGGCCTATGGCTACTATCCGCGACTTTACCAGCGAGATTGCCCATGGTAATTTCAAGGCTGAGCTTAATGGAAAATATGTCTGCGAACTTAAGGACCTTTCCGAGAATATCGACTTCATGGTCGCGGAGCTGAAAAACAAGCTCGGCTTTTCCGAAGGCGTGCTGAAGGGGCTGGTCCTGCCTTGCTCAATTGTCGGCCCTAACGATGACATCCTTTGGGCAAACTCCCAGATTTGTGAGCTTATTGAAACCAGTACCGGTCCTGAACAGGCAATTGGAATGGATCCCGGAGAATTTTTCTACAATGAAAGAGGCCGCAAGACTTTGTCTCAGCAGGCAATTGAAGAAGAGCATCAGATTCAGCAGGAAGTCGAATATACCACTGTGAAGGGAAACCTGAAAAGTATCATGATTTCCACCACTCCTTTCTATGATATGGATAAGAATATGCTTGGCTCGGTGACTATCTGGATTGATATGACCGAAATCCGCGAGCAGCAGCGCAAGATCGAAGAAAACAATATTATGATCTCCGAGGCTGCTGCCAGTGCCACCGAGGTTTCCAATCAGGTTTCCGGGTTTTCCGAGGCCCTGTCCGCACAGGTGGAGCAGTCCAGCCGAGGTGCTGAAGAACAATCGGTAATGGCCAGCGAAGCTGCCACTGCCATGGATGAGATGAATTCTACTGTGTTCGAAGTTGCCCGCAATGCCTCCACTGCTGCTGAACTTGCTGATGCGTCCCAGCAGAAAGCCGGGGAAGGGGAGCAGAAAGTGGAACAGGCAGTTGAGACCATTACCCAGATTCGTGTTCAGTCCGATCAGATGCAGAAAGATATGGCTGATCTCGGTAAGCAGGCCGACGGCATCGGCAACATCATGGGCGTGATCAGCGATATTGCGGATCAGACCAACCTGCTGGCGCTTAATGCCGCCATTGAGGCCGCCCGAGCCGGGGATGCCGGACGCGGGTTCGCCGTGGTTGCCGATGAAGTTCGCAAGCTGGCTGAATCCACCATGAACGCTACCAGCGAGGTCGGTGAATACATCAGCCGTATTCAGGATAGCGCCAAGACCAACATTACCAATACCGAGAAATCTACCAAGGCTATCGGTGAGGTGACCGAGTTGGTCAACCAGTCCGGCGATATCCTCAAAGAAATCGTGGAGAAGGTTTCCGAGACCGCAGATCAGGTTCGTTCCATTGCCACTGCTTCGGAAGAGCAGTCTGCGGCGAGTGAGGAGATCAGCCGTTCCACCGGACAGATCAACACCATTGCCAGTGAAACGGCGCAGGCCATGAATGAATCAGCCGAAGCGGTTAGCCGTATGTCCGAACTGGCTAAGGAGCTTGATGGGATCATTGCCCGTATGCAGGGATAGCATAGTTCATAGTTACAATTAATTGTTAAGGGCTGTCCGTTCGCGGACAGCCTTTTTTATCCCGTATTCTGCTAATGCGTTGTTTTTTCAGGGGCGCACGTATAGTCTCTGTCCGTTATAAAACTTTCAGGAGAGAAGTGATGGGCAAGGGATTGATTTATTCAGTATTATCGGCAATCGGTCTGGGAACACTTGCGATTTTTTTTAAGCTCGGGCTGGCCACGGGCCTGGAACCTCTGGAATTGATACAATACCGATTTACTATCGGCGCGGTGGCTCTTTTTGTCTGGCTGGGAATAACCAGCCCTAAGCTGCTTAAGGTCCGGCCCAGAGTGCTCGTAAAAGCAGCGGTTCTCGGGATATTGATTTATCCGCTCCAGTCATGGCTTTTCATCATGGCCTTGAAACATATTCCGGCTTCAACGACTTCTCTTATTTATTATTTCTATCCGCTCATGACCACGCTCATTGCGATTGTTTTTTTTAAACTCAGGCCGGGCCGGGCTGTTTTTGCGGCTTTGGGATTGATTATTGCCGGAAGCGGACTGGTTTTTTACAATGCTTTTGCGCGACAGCTTGATATGCAGGGGATTTTCTATGCCCTCGGCTGTATGTTCTGTTTTTCCATTTACTTGACCGTGATCCAGATTTTTACAAAAGATGATGAGGCGAAAGTCATCGTGCCTTATGTTATTTTGTGTATGGCGATTGTTTTCAGCCTGCTGTCTTCGCCGTTAAAGATTTTTTCATTGGATGCTCAGGGCTGGCTGATTGCCGTGGGACTGGGGATTCTCCCGACAGCTTTGGCGATAAGTCTTCTTTATAGGGCGGTAGATGCCATCGGAAGCGCCAATGCCGCAATCTTTTCCACCATTGAACCTGTTACGACAGTTCTGCTGGCTGCATTTATACTGGGGGAACATATCGCCCCGGTCCAGATTGCCGGGATGGCACTTATCCTGCTGGGCATTATCATGCCTAATCTGCAATTGCTGAAAAGAAAATCCAGAGTAAGCCAAGAGAAACAAAGCGGCGAAGCCTGATAGGGATTTCAAAGGGGCTTAGCTCCTTTGGCCGCCGGAGGCGAAATGCGATTAATTTAAAGTGCGATAGCGCATCAAAATAAAGCCCCCGCTGTGTAACCACAGCGGGGGCTTTTGCATTTAAGCTATGTAGCTGATCCTACAGGAAGTACCAGGTCGCGGCGAGGCCGGTGATGGACATGGTGATAGTGTAGGGGAAGGCCATCTTAACCATCTGGCCGTATGAGAGCCTGATAAGCGGAGCAATGGCGGAGGTCAGCAGGAACAGGAATGCAGCCTGACCGTTAGGAGTTGCAACACTGGGAATGTTTGTTCCGGTGTTGATTGCAACTGCGAGCAGGTCGAACTGTTCACGGCCGATAACGCCGTTCTGGAATGCTTTCAGGGTTTCTGAAACGTATACTGTCGCAACAAACACGTTATCTGAAATCATGGAAAGGATACCGTTGGCAAGGTAGTAGGCAGCCAGCTGAACTTTACCTTCAAGTCCGAGCACGTAGTGAATGATCGGTGCGAAGAGATGCTGTTCGTGGATAACACCTACAATTGCGAAGAAGACAACCAGCAGCGCGGTAAAGGGCAGGGCCTCTTCAAACGCGTGGCCGATTCTGTGTTCTTCGGTAATGCCGTTAAGAGCGGTCAGGAGAACGATTACTGTCAGACCGATAAGGCCTACTTCCGCAATGTGGAATGCCAGAGCGAGAACAAGGAAGAGAGCTGCACAGGCCTGAGTGAACAGGGCCGCTTTTTTCTTGAGGCTCATTTCTTCATCATTTTTGCGGTCTTCTTCTTCGAGGATTTCACGCACGTTCTGGGGCAGCTCGTAGCCGTATCCGAAGATACCGGTCACTTCCAGCATGATGCAGGTCAAAAGACCTACAACCAGTACAGGCATGGATACCGGGGCAACCCTGATGAAGAATTCAATGAATTCCCAGCCCATGGTTTTACCGATGAGCAGGTTCTGGGGTTCACCGACGATGGTACATACGCCACCGAGAGCGGTACCCACTGCACCGTGCATCATGAGGTTTCTCAGGAATCCGCGGAATTCACTAAGGTGGCTGACGCATTCTCCTTTAAGCAGGGTGTCATCAGACAGAGAGCATTTTCCTGTAGAGGCAAAGCGGTGGTATATTCCGTAGAAACCGTATGCAACAGCAATAATTACTGCGGTAACGGTCAGTGCGTCGAGGAAGGCTGAAAGGATTGCTCCTGAGAATGAGAAAAGCAGCGAGATGATGATCTTTGATTTGATGCGAGTAATGATTTTAGTGAAGGCATACTGCAGCATGTCTTTCATAAAATGGATACCTGCAACCATGAACATTAACAGTAGAATTACCGGGAAGTTCAGTACCGTCTCGTTATAGACAGTTTCGGGTGAGGCCAGCCCAATTGCGATTGCTTCAACCGCGAGCAGCCCGCCTGCGGGCAGGGGGTAGCACTTGAGTGCCATGGCCAGAGTGAAAATAAACTGTCCGATCAAAACCCAGCCGGTAATGAATGGGCCGGCTACGGCCATGAGAATCGGGTTGAGTACGAGAAAACCGATAATGGTCAGTTTGTACCAGTCAGGAGAATTACCTAAAAGGTTCTTCTGCAGTGCCTGTGACATTGTTTTGGGCACGGGTTACTCCTTTTGCCTTTTGTGTGGAACCAAGCGATCTGTGGTTTCTAATGTGGCATACATCAAATCCATAAATATGGATTTGATGTAATTGTTCGAAATAAAAAATATTTCGAGGACGCAACATTACAGATCGCTGGGGACCAGCGGGTCGATTGTCAGTTCCGGATAGAGTCCCTGCAACTCTCCTTCAGGATAAGGCTGAAGGATATTGAAGGAGATGTCCTGAGTTTGCTGGGAATGGCCCGCGGTTTCTTCGGAACCGTCCCAGAATGCACCGTTAGCTTCGAGAATATGTTCGATACGGTGCCTGAATCCATCAACAAATTTAGCTCCGATACCTTCAAAAGTCATGTTTCCGAGACGGAACTGACCTTTGAGTGCAGCAAAGTCAGAGAGAGGAATCGAGTGCATTTCGAGATCTTCTTGCTTGCTGATATAGCCCCAAACGAGATAGTTGTCAGGTATTTTAATGGGTTCTTCTGCATCGATAATAGTATGCGGCATCAATATGGTGCCTGCGCCTACTTCGATTTTACTATCTTCTTTACCGTTGAGGAAAGAGTTGAAGCCCACGAAGGAACGTTTACCCATATGGGTGTAAATCACTTTACCGCCGTGCGGGGTAACAACTTCGCCTTCGTAGACGGAATTGATGATGTAGCAGTTTTCCTGTGCGTTAGCGCCGGGGCCGAGTGTGGAGTTCTCAATGTATGACCTTTGGGCCACGAGAACATTTTTATCCACTTTACATTCGCCTTTGAGTACTGCGTAGGGGCTTACTGATGCGCCTTCGGGAACGTCAATGGAAAGTTCAGGTTTGACCGAAGAGTAGATGGGCACGAAGTCTTCTTTGCGCTCATCAAAGAAGTCCATGAGGATTCCTTTCGGTCTGCTGTCTTCCATGCGGATGTATTTTTCAAGGATTTCTTCAGGGTACTGGTAGTTGAACTCAAATGCGCCGTCCGCTTTAACCCAGACCCGGCCCGCTTTGATGCGTTTGTGGGAAAGTTCCCCGGCCTGAACGTAGGAGTATGCTCCGACAGCGCAGTCATGCATGATGGAGAGGTCAACTGAGGAGAAAGGCTCAAGGAAACAGCCTTCCACGGAAGTTCCGTGAATGTTTGCGTAATGCAAAGACACGGTGTTTGAAATTTTGAAACACTCAAGGTTTTCGGGGTCGTGGGAGTTGTTGTGCACGAGTGTTTTCATCAGGAAGCTGTCGCGGATCTTAATGACCTCGTCGTCGCGAAGCTTGATTTTCTGCCCGTTGAGTTCTATCTCGCTGCCGCTTCTCTTAAGCTCATCTCCACGGATATCACTCTTGTAAAGGATGGAGTGGTTCACCTTACATTTACCGAGGAAGTAGGTTCCCCCGATGCTTGAATGACGAAAGTTGAACATGAGCGGGTGGTTGTTGGTCAGGGAGTAAAACGCGTAGTAGAGCGCGAAGCTGTCTTCGGGGATAAGGCCCTTGATATAAGGCCCGACATCCACAAGGGGCTCGCGCAGGTTGATGTTCACGCGGTTGACGATATGGTCAATAAGCTTATTAAGCTGTTTCATAAAAATCCTTCTCGCTTTTTGGTTGAGTACCGGAAGTCGTAGGCGGAAACCGGCAGCAGGGTTTGTACGAGTCGGACGGTTCCGGCACGCCTTGCCGGAACCGTCCTGCCCTATGTTTAATAGTCCCTTATAACCCTATACGGCTAGCCCGGCAAGGTCACCGGCATGCCCATGATGGGCCATACAAACTTTACGAAGATACCGGTTACGATCATCAGTATGATACTTGCGGGGATACCGTACATGAAGAATTCCCCGGTGGTGAACTGTTTGGAGTCGTAAGCGATTGCGTTGGGAGCTGCACCGACCAGGAGGAGGAAGGGCATACCCGCAACAACCAGTGCTGCGAAGAGAATAACTTCCGGGGCCACGCCGAGGTAAGGCGCGATAACAAGTGCCACCGGGAGCGATATTGCGATTGCCGCCACGTTCATGATGAAGTTGGTCATCATCATTACGAAGAAGGCGATGGACATGATGAAGATAAATCCGCTTGACTCCTGGAAGAGAACCAACCAGTTCACCGCCATCCACTTGGCTGCGCCGGTATCCCAGAGGCAGAAACCGATGGACATGGCACCCGCAAAGAGGAGGATGATGTTCCAGGGGATATCTTCAAGGTCATTGATGTCCAGAATCTTGAATACAAAGAATGAGATGGACGAGACCAGAATAATGGAGGTCTTGTCGATGGCCTTCAGTTCGGGGATGAAGGATCTCAGGCTCATGATCAGGATAACGCCGCCGACGAGAATCGCTGCCATTTTTTCATCGCGTGAGAGCGGTCCCATCTGGGAATTGAGCTCTCTGGCTTTTTCGCGCAGGCCGGGGATAACGTCCTTTTCAGGCTTCAGGAAAACCATGAAGAATCCCCAGAGGATGAAGACCATGGCCCAGCCGATGGGTGCCATGTAGTAGGTCAGCTCGAAGAAAGTAACGTCCTTGCCCAGAATCTCGTTGTAAAAACCAAGGGCAACCGCGCCTCGTGCTGCACCGAGCAGGGTGACGATAGAACCGGCACCGGCTACATAAGCCATACCTATGAACAATCCCTTACCGAACTTGGTGGGTTTGTCCCCTTCGCCGTAGAGGGAGTAGATAGCCAGCAGCAGCGGGTACACAGTCGCCGCAACAGCGGTGTGAGCCATAATATGGGTCAACAAGGCAGTTACAACGAATACGCCCAGATAGATGCGGCTGGTTCTTTCGCCGACGACCATGAGCATCTTGTAGGCCAGACGTTTAGTCAGTCCTGTCTTGGTGAATACTAGACCGATCATGATGGATGCAAAGATAAACAGGACGGAGGGGTCCATGAAATCCTTGAAAGCCACCTTGGCCGGGCGGATAAAGAACATGGCCTGCAATACGCCGATGGCCAGAGAGGTTACGCCGATGGGTACAACTTCAAATACCCACCATGTGCCTGCCAGCAGGAAGACGCCGATGGCTCCCTTGGCTTCTTTGGTCAATACAAAATGCTGCCCGCCGGGGTCGATTGCATCCGGCCATGCCGGGCAATAGTAAACAAAAGCGAACAGGGATACACCCAGCAGCATGAAGAACAGCCTCTTGAAATCAAATCCGGGCTTGTTTGCAACTTCAGCACTCATTACTTTAGCTCCTTGCAATTAGGCTGTTTCAATCTCGCAGGCGAGGACTGCGGTTCTGACTTTGTCAAATGCATCGCCGAGGCGGACCACCCCGGTAATAATTCCATCCTTCTGGACCAGCAACGGCTGGTGCACTCCGAGCACAAAAGCATGCAAAGCCTTGTCGAGGGTGTCGTCCTCGTCCAGGATTTCAGCTTGTTTTGGTGTGTGCATGATCTCTTCGGCCTTTGCTCCGGCATTTTTGCGGCAGAGGCTGGAAAGAGGTTCGGACCAGAGATTGAAATCGCGGTAGACCTTTTGAACGAAATCCATGCTCAAGGCACCGGGATGACGTTGGTCGTCCATTTTGAAGTAGGACGGTTCCATGTGTTTGAAGATGTCGAGCATGGTGATTTTACCCACGACCTTACCGTCAGCATTTTCCACCAGCAGGTCGCGGTGGGGATGAGGAAGGTTCAGTTCATCACCTTGTTGAGCTAGACATTGCAATGCTTCAAACAGAGTAGTGTCTTCTTTGACCCTGTTGTATTCTTCAACAGGAATCATCAGATCTTTTGCTTTGAAATTTTTCACAAATTCCCCCTATGTAGGTTGTCCGAACGGATGTTTGCCTTTTAGCTGTCCGGTGCGCAGAATCTGCGCAGGGTCTTGACCAGCGCGGCAATATCCACCGGAACTGAAATTTCAGCACATGCCCCCAGATTCATAGCTTCTATTGAAAGCGGAATCTTATTGTGCCGATTGATTAAAACAACTTTCAAATCAGGAACGATTGGTGAAATATCCTCCATGAATTTCAAGGAATTTCGCCCGAATCCGGAAAGGCCAAGAACAATGCCGTCCAGTTCATTCTCGCGGATGAATTTTTCAGCCTCGTCCAGATTGCCTGAGTCCGCGACCTGCAAGCCTTCACTCTTGAGGCGCAGAACAAGGTGTTCACGGAATTCAGAGTCCTTTTCAACAATCATTATTTTCATGCTTTAAAACGTTGTCTTGCTACTGGCCGGGAATTCGGCCTTTGCAGCACCCGCCTCAACAAAGCACCCAGTATGCCATATAGAATAATTCCTTTTATACCAGACTTTTAAGCTTGGCGGAAGAAATTTTGTTTCTTTTTGTTGAAACAAAGTGAATCATTGTGAAAAGTTTCTCAAGAAACAATATGAAACAAAATAAAACAAAAACAGAGTGAGGGTTAAAATGATTGAGGGTATACAGGGGGTTAAGAAAAGAGGTTAAAGCGTGTAAAGATTATCACCGCAGGATAGTTTTCCGTCTTTGTAGGCTTGTATGGCTTTTTGGACCGGGCCGATGACATCGTCGAGAACTTCAATGCCCTTCCATTTGAGGTATTGGTAGTGCTCGTCATCAATGCCGCCGCAGACCACAGCATCGGTATGGTCGGAGGTTGCCAGTGCGCAGAGGTCATCAGCAGATGATTGTGGCAGAACAATGATGCGTTCGCTTATTTCGCCGTTGGATTTTATCTTTGCCAGCAGCACATCCGTGGCAAGGTCGAAACGGGGGGCAACTTCATCGTTGAGAAGGGGGATCATGATCTTGTGCGACATAATTTATCCGCTGATGGAGTGTTTTTTCATCTTACGCCAGAGGGTGGAGCGGGACCAGCCAAGTCTTACCGCTGCTTCTCCTTTGCGTCCGCCGCATTTAAGCAAGGTGTCCATGATCATCTGTTTTTCCGCGTCGTCCCAGCTTTGAGCTGAAGAATATTCAAGTGGGACAGCCCTTTCCTGAGTGGCGTGAGCGGATTCCGTTACCGGGCGCAGGATATCCTGTTCGGTCAGGTATGCGGGCAGGTGGCTGGAGCCGATGAGGTCGCGGTCGCAGAAGTTTACCGCGTATTCTACTATGTTGCTCAGTTCACGCACGTTGCCGGGGTAGCGGTAAGCGGATAAAATTTTAGCTGATTTTTTAGAAAAACCTTTGATCTTTTTGTTGAATTTGTCGCAGTAAGCCATGAGGAAATGGTTTTTGAGCAGCAGGATGTCATCTCCGCGTTCACGAAGGGGCGGCAGATGCAGGTGAACCACATTCAATCTAAATAGCAGATCGGCGCGGAAGGTCTTTTCCTGAACCATCCTTTTAAGGTCCCGGTGGGTGGCAACGATGACCCTTACATCGGCATTAAAGCCTCGTGAACTACCCAGCGGATGGATTACTTTATCATCCAGAAATGAAAGCAGTTTGACCTGCAAGGGGAGAGGCAAATCTCCTATTTCAGTAAGAAAGAATGAACCGTTATGGGCTAGTTTGATGCGTCCGGGGCGGTCTTCGTTTGCTCCGGTAAAAGCACCTTTCACATGTCCGAAGAGTTCTGATTCTAGTAAAGTTTCGGGCAGCGCGCCGCAGTTCACCTTGATAAAAGGTGCGCCCGCACGGTCCGAGGCATTGTGGATGGCTTCGGCCAGTACGTCTTTACCTGTTCCGGTTTCCCCGGTGATCAGAACCGACGAATCAGTACCTGCAATGGAAGGGACCATGCTGAAAATTTTAACCATTTCCGGGCTGGTGCCGATCAGTCCACCCAGTGAATAGGCCTTGCTGGCCGAGTTGCTCAGCTCCGCAACCTGCCGGATATCCTGAATGGTTTCCACGTATCCTGAAATCACATTGTAGTTGTTCACTATGGGGGAAATATTGAGCCGGATGGGAACCTTGGTCCGTGTGCGGTCAATGATATCCGCATCAATGGATATTGTCTGGAAGTCCGCTTTATCGGCCATGACCGGGCAGCCCTTGAAGCAATAATCGCAGCGCAGGCCGAGGTAGCATTTTAAGCCCTGCATGGCTTCAGGGTCGGC carries:
- a CDS encoding CBS domain-containing protein; translated protein: MKNFKAKDLMIPVEEYNRVKEDTTLFEALQCLAQQGDELNLPHPHRDLLVENADGKVVGKITMLDIFKHMEPSYFKMDDQRHPGALSMDFVQKVYRDFNLWSEPLSSLCRKNAGAKAEEIMHTPKQAEILDEDDTLDKALHAFVLGVHQPLLVQKDGIITGVVRLGDAFDKVRTAVLACEIETA
- a CDS encoding response regulator, with translation MIVEKDSEFREHLVLRLKSEGLQVADSGNLDEAEKFIRENELDGIVLGLSGFGRNSLKFMEDISPIVPDLKVVLINRHNKIPLSIEAMNLGACAEISVPVDIAALVKTLRRFCAPDS
- a CDS encoding sigma-54-dependent Fis family transcriptional regulator — protein: MATEAPYIINGLMGQQFMLPDLLNEIPIGIAVLDIEGRVKLVNRAWQTITGADPEAMQGLKCYLGLRCDYCFKGCPVMADKADFQTISIDADIIDRTRTKVPIRLNISPIVNNYNVISGYVETIQDIRQVAELSNSASKAYSLGGLIGTSPEMVKIFSMVPSIAGTDSSVLITGETGTGKDVLAEAIHNASDRAGAPFIKVNCGALPETLLESELFGHVKGAFTGANEDRPGRIKLAHNGSFFLTEIGDLPLPLQVKLLSFLDDKVIHPLGSSRGFNADVRVIVATHRDLKRMVQEKTFRADLLFRLNVVHLHLPPLRERGDDILLLKNHFLMAYCDKFNKKIKGFSKKSAKILSAYRYPGNVRELSNIVEYAVNFCDRDLIGSSHLPAYLTEQDILRPVTESAHATQERAVPLEYSSAQSWDDAEKQMIMDTLLKCGGRKGEAAVRLGWSRSTLWRKMKKHSISG
- a CDS encoding SLC13 family permease is translated as MSAEVANKPGFDFKRLFFMLLGVSLFAFVYYCPAWPDAIDPGGQHFVLTKEAKGAIGVFLLAGTWWVFEVVPIGVTSLAIGVLQAMFFIRPAKVAFKDFMDPSVLFIFASIMIGLVFTKTGLTKRLAYKMLMVVGERTSRIYLGVFVVTALLTHIMAHTAVAATVYPLLLAIYSLYGEGDKPTKFGKGLFIGMAYVAGAGSIVTLLGAARGAVALGFYNEILGKDVTFFELTYYMAPIGWAMVFILWGFFMVFLKPEKDVIPGLREKARELNSQMGPLSRDEKMAAILVGGVILIMSLRSFIPELKAIDKTSIILVSSISFFVFKILDINDLEDIPWNIILLFAGAMSIGFCLWDTGAAKWMAVNWLVLFQESSGFIFIMSIAFFVMMMTNFIMNVAAIAISLPVALVIAPYLGVAPEVILFAALVVAGMPFLLLVGAAPNAIAYDSKQFTTGEFFMYGIPASIILMIVTGIFVKFVWPIMGMPVTLPG
- a CDS encoding dinitrogenase iron-molybdenum cofactor biosynthesis protein yields the protein MSHKIMIPLLNDEVAPRFDLATDVLLAKIKSNGEISERIIVLPQSSADDLCALATSDHTDAVVCGGIDDEHYQYLKWKGIEVLDDVIGPVQKAIQAYKDGKLSCGDNLYTL